The following coding sequences lie in one Musa acuminata AAA Group cultivar baxijiao chromosome BXJ1-8, Cavendish_Baxijiao_AAA, whole genome shotgun sequence genomic window:
- the LOC135587716 gene encoding E3 ubiquitin-protein ligase ATL31-like, translated as MATTPHRHMIGYRQGDTSIHFVLALLLVAPRCGAQSSAMSQNYYGQTNPSNISPSIATVIVVLISAFFFLAFFSFYIRQCAGASVAVHQRDGVAGRARSGRRSGPAGLSVEVLETFPMMAYAEAKALKVGRGALECAVCLSEFEDDEALRLLPGCYHVFHPDCIDAWLASHITCPVCRSDLSVASLEPPLVISTADPTPENADPLPDHVVVTDRAPTDQEAIELARIGSERREARSRRGRRSAKLPRSHSTGHSLVQSGDGQREDVDRYTLRLPDHIRQEIFAARKFHRSASCVAFPVAGEGSSRPGYCGGAAEGEGSNRVARSVRLGISDRWPSFLIRTLSLTVPAWKRGEGEGSVKKAEAEGSSRGRFGGVRTPFDCLGGGGARFNVPGDERGPAQ; from the coding sequence ATGGCGACGACGCCCCATCGCCATATGATCGGCTACCGACAAGGGGATACGTCCATCCACTTCGTGCTCGCGCTGCTTCTCGTCGCCCCCCGATGCGGTGCCCAGTCCTCAGCCATGAGCCAAAACTACTATGGCCAGACCAACCCCTCCAACATCAGCCCCTCGATAGCCACCGTCATCGTCGTCCTCATCAGCGCCTTCTTTTTCCtcgccttcttctccttctacATCCGCCAGTGCGCCGGCGCATCAGTCGCCGTCCATCAAAGGGACGGCGTTGCAGGGCGGGCTCGGTCGGGGCGGCGAAGTGGGCCGGCAGGGCTGAGCGTGGAGGTTCTGGAGACGTTTCCGATGATGGCGTATGCGGAGGCGAAGGCGCTCAAGGTGGGGAGGGGCGCGCTCGAGTGCGCGGTGTGCCTCAGTGAGTTCGAAGACGATGAGGCACTCCGCCTCCTCCCCGGCTGCTACCACGTCTTCCATCCCGACTGCATAGACGCCTGGCTCGCCTCCCACATCACCTGCCCCGTCTGCCGCTCCGACCTCTCCGTCGCCTCTCTCGAGCCGCCCCTTGTCATCTCCACAGCAGACCCGACGCCCGAGAACGCTGACCCACTGCCGGATCACGTGGTTGTCACTGATCGGGCCCCGACGGACCAGGAAGCGATCGAGTTGGCCCGGATCGGAAGCGAGAGGCGGGAGGCGCGGTCCAGACGTGGGCGACGGTCGGCGAAGCTCCCGCGATCGCACTCGACCGGGCACTCCTTGGTGCAGTCCGGGGATGGGCAGAGGGAAGACGTCGACAGATACACGCTGAGGTTGCCTGATCACATACGGCAGGAGATCTTCGCGGCCCGAAAGTTCCACCGGTCCGCAAGCTGCGTCGCGTTCCCGGTCGCCGGGGAGGGGAGCTCGCGGCCAGGGTACTGCGGCGGCGCCGCGGAAGGGGAAGGGAGCAACCGCGTCGCTAGGAGCGTGCGGCTAGGGATTTCGGACCGGTGGCCCTCCTTCCTCATCCGGACACTCTCGTTGACAGTCCCAGCGTGGAAGAGAGGGGAGGGAGAGGGGTCGGTGAAGAAGGCGGAGGCAGAGGGCTCCTCGAGGGGGAGGTTCGGCGGCGTGAGAACGCCCTTCGACTGCCTCGGTGGCGGCGGCGCAAGGTTCAACGTTCCCGGCGACGAGCGGGGCCCTGCGCAGTGA